One window of the Amycolatopsis mediterranei genome contains the following:
- a CDS encoding GntR family transcriptional regulator, translating to MALNPHGNSSAGVSRYNQLATIFRRRIESGHWTVGKRIPTVVELAEEWKVAPATVRQALGMLEEAGLIERFRAKGTFVTRRPQQDLWCEVPTDWNGLLLSPPGVDVELLSTEAGVQPPHVEHVGGTLAPSYRHWRRRHSRDGRRYYLGDAYVEERWAARITDEQLAENTTLRILKEMPGLHLATVHQTLTIVTADVELSSDLDVPLNSPIARVSRTAVDADGVVVFVGDGMYRGDVVRLDISVSA from the coding sequence ATGGCGCTCAACCCGCACGGCAACAGCAGCGCAGGCGTGTCCCGCTACAACCAGCTGGCCACGATCTTCCGCCGCCGCATCGAATCCGGTCACTGGACCGTGGGCAAGCGCATTCCCACCGTTGTCGAGCTCGCCGAAGAGTGGAAGGTCGCGCCGGCGACCGTCCGCCAGGCCCTCGGGATGCTGGAGGAAGCCGGGTTGATCGAGCGGTTCCGCGCCAAAGGCACGTTCGTGACCCGCCGGCCGCAGCAGGACCTGTGGTGCGAGGTTCCCACCGACTGGAACGGCCTGCTGCTGTCCCCGCCGGGAGTCGACGTCGAACTGCTCTCGACAGAGGCCGGTGTCCAGCCGCCGCACGTCGAGCACGTCGGCGGAACGCTCGCGCCGTCCTACCGGCATTGGCGACGGCGTCACTCACGCGACGGACGCCGGTACTACCTTGGCGACGCCTACGTCGAGGAGCGCTGGGCCGCCCGCATCACCGACGAGCAGCTGGCCGAGAACACCACGCTGCGGATCCTTAAGGAAATGCCGGGCCTGCACCTGGCCACGGTCCACCAGACCCTCACGATCGTGACGGCCGACGTGGAGCTCAGCAGCGACCTCGACGTGCCGCTCAACTCACCGATCGCGCGGGTCTCGCGAACCGCGGTCGACGCCGACGGTGTGGTCGTGTTCGTGGGCGACGGCATGTACCGCGGCGACGTCGTCCGCCTGGACATCTCCGTCAGCGCCTGA
- a CDS encoding MFS transporter, translated as MDTTPASVAGGLEEQRRDAVYRTIKWRILPLLVVCYVVAFVDRSNIGFAKLEFAGPLGFSDAVFGLGASLFYLGYVLFEVPSNLMLHKVGARKTLLRIMIPWGLASAAAAFMVAPWHFYTLRLLLGVFEAGFFPGVLLYLSYWIPSARRASVMAIFLASMGISGVVGGPMSGGIMHALDGAWGLDGWQWLFVVEGLPACVLGVVAFFVLSDRPESARWLTPAERAFVAGELERDRPRGEKVPHSYAAALRDRRFWGLAALGFGIMTSTSGLFLWLPTILKGAGTLSVAQIGVVSAVPFLAAVVVQYLNARHSDRTQERRRHAGSFALVGAAGWLLLPVAAHQTWLALAVLTVIAVGTMGAMGPFWSMPSAMLAGTAAAGGIATITAFAGIGNLITPAVTGWLSSTTGTQVYNQLLYGAVLGIGALVMFLLVRPARR; from the coding sequence ATGGACACGACGCCGGCGTCCGTGGCCGGTGGGCTGGAAGAGCAGCGGCGGGACGCCGTCTACCGCACGATCAAGTGGCGGATCCTGCCGTTGCTCGTGGTGTGTTACGTGGTCGCTTTCGTCGACCGGTCGAACATCGGCTTCGCGAAGCTCGAGTTCGCGGGCCCGCTAGGGTTCTCCGACGCGGTGTTCGGGCTCGGGGCGTCGCTTTTCTACCTGGGCTACGTGCTGTTCGAGGTGCCGAGCAACCTGATGCTCCACAAGGTCGGTGCTCGCAAGACGCTCCTGCGGATCATGATCCCGTGGGGGCTCGCGTCGGCGGCGGCCGCCTTCATGGTGGCGCCGTGGCACTTCTACACGCTGCGGCTGCTGCTCGGCGTCTTCGAGGCCGGCTTCTTCCCCGGCGTGCTGCTGTACCTGTCCTACTGGATCCCGTCCGCACGGCGGGCGAGTGTGATGGCGATCTTCCTGGCCTCGATGGGGATCTCCGGCGTCGTCGGTGGCCCGATGTCCGGCGGCATCATGCACGCCCTCGACGGGGCGTGGGGCCTGGACGGCTGGCAGTGGCTGTTCGTCGTGGAGGGCCTTCCCGCCTGCGTCCTGGGCGTCGTGGCGTTCTTCGTGCTGAGTGACCGGCCCGAGTCGGCGCGCTGGTTGACGCCGGCGGAGCGCGCCTTCGTGGCGGGGGAGCTGGAGCGCGACCGGCCCCGGGGCGAGAAGGTTCCGCACTCCTACGCCGCCGCCTTGCGCGACCGCCGGTTCTGGGGCCTGGCCGCGCTCGGATTCGGCATCATGACCAGCACGAGCGGCCTGTTCCTGTGGCTGCCGACGATCCTGAAGGGTGCGGGCACACTCAGCGTGGCGCAGATCGGCGTGGTGAGTGCCGTTCCGTTCCTGGCGGCGGTCGTCGTGCAGTACCTCAACGCCCGCCACTCCGACCGGACCCAGGAGCGGCGCCGGCACGCCGGAAGCTTCGCCCTCGTCGGGGCCGCGGGCTGGCTGCTGCTCCCGGTGGCCGCACACCAGACGTGGCTCGCGCTCGCCGTCCTGACCGTGATCGCGGTGGGAACGATGGGGGCGATGGGGCCGTTCTGGAGCATGCCGTCGGCCATGCTCGCCGGCACCGCGGCCGCGGGCGGGATCGCCACCATCACCGCCTTCGCCGGCATCGGGAACCTGATCACCCCCGCCGTCACCGGCTGGCTGAGCAGCACGACCGGCACCCAGGTGTACAACCAGCTGCTCTACGGCGCGGTCCTCGGGATCGGAGCCCTGGTGATGTTCCTGCTGGTCCGCCCGGCGCGCCGATGA
- a CDS encoding fumarate hydratase codes for MPISYQLLKSVTSRMYLRSLRAVPADAKKALAAAQARETDGVARTTLDLMVANARAAEERGHFLCSDSGVPTYIVRIGTKVTFDGDVKRAIRDGFAEVVATSDPPLLKHVTNPLTNERGYAGKDMPIVTFDVLDGADYVEIICSPKALGSGRWAALEIFTFPSLAEIEEYVLKVVLRAGSQACPPLVVGVGIGGTFDYATKLAKESVVRPMGQSHPDPVVADMERRLLAAVNETGFGPMGTGGATTAMAVHVDYAAGHGFTPVAVCFNCWIDRRTRVRISDDGTVSETE; via the coding sequence TTGCCGATCAGCTACCAGCTACTCAAGAGCGTGACCTCGCGCATGTACCTGCGCTCGCTGCGAGCGGTACCGGCCGACGCGAAGAAGGCCCTCGCCGCGGCGCAGGCGCGGGAGACCGACGGGGTCGCGCGGACCACGCTCGACCTGATGGTGGCTAATGCCCGCGCCGCCGAGGAACGCGGGCACTTCCTCTGTTCCGACTCCGGCGTCCCCACCTACATCGTGCGCATCGGCACGAAGGTCACGTTCGACGGGGACGTCAAGCGAGCGATCCGCGACGGTTTCGCCGAGGTTGTGGCCACCTCCGACCCGCCACTGCTCAAGCACGTCACCAATCCCCTCACGAACGAACGCGGCTACGCCGGCAAGGACATGCCGATCGTCACCTTCGACGTGCTCGACGGTGCCGACTACGTGGAGATCATCTGCTCACCCAAGGCGCTCGGCTCGGGACGATGGGCGGCGCTGGAGATCTTCACCTTCCCGTCGCTCGCCGAGATCGAGGAATACGTCCTGAAGGTCGTCCTCCGGGCCGGGTCCCAGGCGTGCCCGCCCCTTGTGGTCGGGGTGGGTATCGGCGGCACCTTCGACTACGCCACGAAGCTGGCGAAGGAGTCGGTCGTGCGGCCAATGGGGCAGAGCCACCCTGATCCGGTCGTCGCCGACATGGAACGGCGGCTGCTCGCCGCGGTGAACGAGACGGGCTTCGGCCCGATGGGCACCGGAGGCGCGACGACCGCGATGGCGGTGCACGTCGACTACGCCGCCGGCCACGGGTTCACCCCGGTCGCCGTGTGCTTCAACTGCTGGATCGACCGCAGGACGCGCGTGCGGATCAGCGACGACGGAACCGTCAGCGAAACGGAATGA
- a CDS encoding fumarate hydratase C-terminal domain-containing protein: MVETLNIELPADEDRVRSLRAGDLVTLTGEIVISAGLPTYRRLLSQLRHGIEPPLDLHGKALFHVGSQSEQVGDEHRLLYLNPTTSTRFDAEMPELIRGLGIRFAGGKGGLGDESVAAMRDTGCVYLSFLGGGCTLLSEAIRRVTGVFWTEMVSHYRLVQVEVERLGPLTVGIDAHGESIYRNLRERAGARLPAILEKLSRERATGRSTS; the protein is encoded by the coding sequence ATGGTCGAGACACTGAACATCGAACTGCCCGCCGACGAGGACCGCGTGCGCAGCCTGCGCGCGGGCGACCTCGTCACACTCACGGGCGAAATCGTGATTTCGGCAGGCCTGCCGACCTATCGCCGGCTGCTGTCGCAGCTGCGCCACGGAATCGAGCCGCCGCTGGACCTCCACGGCAAGGCCCTGTTCCACGTGGGCAGCCAAAGCGAGCAGGTCGGCGACGAGCACCGGCTCCTGTACCTGAATCCCACGACGAGCACCCGGTTCGACGCGGAGATGCCCGAGCTGATCCGCGGGCTCGGCATCCGCTTCGCCGGCGGCAAAGGCGGGCTCGGTGACGAGTCCGTGGCCGCTATGCGCGACACGGGATGCGTTTACCTGTCCTTCCTCGGCGGCGGTTGCACCCTGCTGTCGGAAGCGATCAGGCGGGTCACCGGTGTCTTCTGGACGGAGATGGTCTCGCACTACCGGCTCGTCCAGGTCGAGGTCGAGCGGCTCGGGCCGCTGACCGTCGGCATCGACGCACATGGCGAGAGCATCTACCGGAACCTGCGGGAACGCGCCGGCGCGCGGCTCCCGGCGATCCTCGAAAAGCTGTCCCGCGAGCGGGCCACGGGAAGGAGTACGTCGTGA
- a CDS encoding 3-hydroxyacyl-CoA dehydrogenase family protein, with amino-acid sequence MTTGPAPAAVGVIGGGRMGAGIAQVFATLGSRVHLVERDPDVAAAARQRVADGLTKSAGRGTLNSHPEEVLGRLTAVSDAGALPSDVDLVVEAIPERADLKIAVLTEAEKTVSASTVLATNTSSLSISELGSALKRPERFLGMHFFNPVPASQLVEVIKTSETANAVTHRVRGWVRALGKSDIVVRDSPGFATSRLGVLLGLEAIRMLEDGVADADAIDNAMELGYRHPMGPLRSTDLVGLDVRLAIAEHLHTTLGERFAPPRLLRDKVARGELGRKTGRGFHDWS; translated from the coding sequence GTGACGACCGGACCGGCACCGGCCGCGGTGGGCGTGATCGGCGGCGGGCGGATGGGCGCGGGCATCGCGCAGGTCTTCGCCACCCTCGGCTCGCGAGTGCACCTCGTCGAGCGCGACCCGGACGTCGCCGCCGCGGCCAGGCAGCGCGTCGCCGACGGACTCACGAAGTCCGCCGGGCGTGGCACGCTCAACAGTCACCCTGAGGAGGTCCTGGGGCGGCTCACCGCCGTGAGCGACGCCGGCGCGCTCCCATCCGACGTGGACCTCGTCGTGGAGGCCATCCCGGAACGCGCCGACCTCAAGATCGCGGTGCTCACCGAAGCCGAGAAGACCGTTTCAGCGTCGACGGTGCTGGCCACGAACACCAGCTCCCTGTCGATCTCGGAACTCGGTTCGGCGCTGAAGCGGCCCGAACGCTTCCTCGGCATGCACTTCTTCAACCCGGTCCCGGCGTCACAGCTGGTCGAGGTGATCAAGACCTCGGAAACGGCGAACGCGGTGACCCATCGGGTTCGCGGCTGGGTGCGTGCGCTCGGAAAGAGCGACATCGTCGTGCGGGACTCACCAGGCTTCGCGACCAGCCGCCTCGGTGTGTTGCTGGGACTGGAAGCCATCCGAATGCTCGAAGACGGAGTCGCCGACGCCGACGCCATCGACAACGCCATGGAACTCGGCTACCGCCACCCCATGGGACCACTACGGTCCACCGACCTGGTCGGGCTCGACGTCCGGCTCGCCATCGCGGAGCACTTGCACACAACTCTGGGTGAACGGTTCGCCCCACCACGACTGCTGCGAGACAAGGTCGCGCGCGGAGAGCTCGGCCGCAAGACCGGTCGCGGATTCCACGACTGGTCCTGA
- a CDS encoding N-6 DNA methylase, producing MNHRAGAAGPGNPINAECHALKIAVEVAQAWHKGGGPDRPEVPLGVVATLALASLATHRKAEVAEWVRGRSAAEFLGFARWVWRAVLVQRPDVLRLAAPIVGWLDGTDEQLADRIKRTADAALAAGQLELTSGDRRFDADLLGPVLGALRSPAATKVDAQMYTPGDVALALTSVMLGDVKPGQAFVDDTIGTGGLFRAAAQVIRHRGLAPAAIAWYGADVDELAIAAAAVNSVIWQLGPNVILYVGDPLAEPDWSAAAAQQKVQFHREVHALRGVLAALDLENTPR from the coding sequence ATGAACCACCGAGCCGGCGCGGCCGGGCCGGGGAACCCGATCAACGCCGAGTGCCATGCCCTGAAGATCGCCGTCGAGGTGGCTCAGGCCTGGCACAAAGGTGGCGGCCCCGACCGGCCGGAAGTGCCGTTGGGGGTCGTCGCCACGCTGGCGCTCGCCAGCCTGGCCACGCACCGGAAAGCTGAGGTCGCGGAGTGGGTCCGAGGCCGGTCCGCGGCCGAGTTCCTCGGCTTTGCCCGCTGGGTGTGGCGGGCGGTGCTGGTGCAGCGACCGGACGTTCTGCGCCTGGCCGCCCCGATCGTGGGCTGGCTCGACGGGACGGACGAGCAGCTGGCCGACCGCATCAAACGCACCGCCGACGCCGCCCTCGCGGCAGGACAACTCGAACTGACCAGTGGCGACCGCCGGTTCGATGCCGACCTGCTCGGTCCGGTTCTCGGCGCGCTGCGGTCTCCGGCGGCCACGAAGGTCGACGCCCAGATGTACACCCCAGGAGACGTCGCCCTCGCTCTGACCTCGGTCATGCTCGGTGACGTCAAGCCGGGCCAGGCCTTCGTCGACGACACGATCGGCACCGGCGGGCTCTTCCGCGCGGCCGCGCAGGTGATCCGCCACCGCGGCCTGGCTCCCGCAGCCATTGCCTGGTACGGCGCCGACGTCGACGAGCTCGCGATCGCCGCCGCCGCGGTCAACAGCGTGATCTGGCAGCTCGGCCCGAACGTCATCCTCTACGTCGGCGACCCGCTGGCCGAACCGGACTGGTCGGCCGCGGCTGCCCAGCAGAAGGTGCAGTTCCACCGGGAAGTTCACGCCTTGCGGGGCGTGCTGGCGGCGCTGGACCTGGAGAACACGCCGAGGTAA
- a CDS encoding DUF4417 domain-containing protein, giving the protein MSTFLGMPTAPAARCDCRRCPWYTDAEPAVAIAPLCSGCNSDCAYCGCARTDCRACPIRCGSRTDIDAWMRDVGGTLEFDDLTVTTPLPATMPAFVPQVDGSSVAELDAVVRWPAYAVGLRRVFSPRTHTLYPRWSDGRTAAEILEVPQGTLTVLSGYGEDPLVEAFWTARHHDDLITRIAALRFGLVLAPNYSIYGNWPRAEHLINMRRSLIIAAEFAAAGIPTVPNLYWYRLEDLRRLTDWVLETGPAAVAVNVQTVRENTNWQNWTLPGLHWLAENLPPTLVVILTGLSRQDRIETALELFGDRLVVISQNPAQYALHGAVMTGTGRQDVHARVPDAFARSVRFMASLLPHGSVTTRTAA; this is encoded by the coding sequence ATGAGCACCTTCCTCGGCATGCCCACCGCCCCAGCCGCGCGGTGCGACTGCCGCCGCTGCCCCTGGTACACCGACGCCGAGCCTGCAGTCGCGATCGCGCCGCTGTGCTCCGGCTGCAACTCCGACTGCGCCTACTGCGGCTGCGCCCGCACCGACTGCCGGGCATGCCCGATCCGCTGCGGCTCCCGCACAGACATCGACGCCTGGATGCGCGACGTCGGCGGCACGCTCGAGTTTGACGACCTCACCGTCACCACCCCGCTGCCGGCCACGATGCCGGCGTTCGTGCCGCAGGTCGACGGCTCCAGCGTCGCCGAGCTCGACGCGGTCGTGCGGTGGCCGGCGTACGCAGTGGGGCTGCGGCGGGTGTTTTCTCCCCGTACCCACACGCTCTACCCGCGGTGGAGCGACGGCCGGACCGCCGCCGAGATCCTCGAAGTACCGCAGGGCACCTTGACTGTCCTGAGTGGATATGGCGAAGACCCGCTCGTCGAAGCGTTCTGGACCGCCCGGCACCACGACGACCTCATCACCCGGATCGCGGCGCTGCGGTTCGGTCTGGTGCTGGCGCCGAACTATTCGATCTACGGCAACTGGCCTCGCGCCGAGCACTTGATCAACATGCGCCGCTCACTGATCATCGCCGCCGAGTTCGCCGCCGCCGGAATCCCGACCGTGCCGAACCTGTACTGGTACCGGCTCGAAGACCTGCGCCGCCTGACCGACTGGGTCCTTGAGACCGGGCCGGCGGCGGTCGCGGTCAACGTCCAGACCGTGCGGGAAAACACCAACTGGCAAAACTGGACGTTGCCGGGCCTGCACTGGCTGGCTGAGAACCTCCCGCCGACGCTGGTCGTGATCTTGACCGGGTTGTCGCGGCAGGACCGGATCGAGACCGCGCTCGAGCTGTTCGGCGACCGTCTCGTCGTGATCAGCCAGAACCCCGCGCAATACGCCCTGCACGGCGCCGTGATGACCGGGACCGGTCGCCAAGACGTCCATGCCCGCGTCCCCGACGCCTTCGCGCGCTCAGTCCGGTTCATGGCCTCCCTGCTGCCGCACGGCAGCGTCACCACCAGGACAGCTGCGTGA
- a CDS encoding ParB/RepB/Spo0J family partition protein, with the protein MTEAPTEVVAQFGLSPRLRQRRFALLPLRGEGTPFTDLQGRLPGDATTPADLADLISSIANVGVLQPVLVEEVDAGDGSHPRMKLAAGERRLRACRWGAVNRPDNPHFAALPAVVCPGPLSDEERRIWQLVENLARESLRPGELAAALVLDRCAVLLGKLLAGGHAVPVEVYAIDNPIARFAAMERIRGTDKRCAAPWAEVLTRLGLQLSPRKARELVRAFAEMPREVAEEMDEAKVSLHTRIRFVELRRGREQAAADIWAAVKNTGRTRLLPSAIAAASADDELSAEQALVEAERIQEQADTARADKLRAKPEAQVAGVDARLVERALAALRQLLLALVQGAELGEHDRGSVALLLDQLLDVIHKGAAA; encoded by the coding sequence ATGACCGAGGCGCCGACGGAGGTCGTGGCGCAGTTCGGGCTGTCACCGCGGCTGCGGCAACGCCGGTTCGCGCTGCTGCCGCTGCGCGGCGAGGGCACGCCGTTCACCGACCTGCAGGGCCGGCTGCCCGGCGACGCCACCACGCCGGCGGACCTCGCGGACCTGATCTCCTCGATCGCCAACGTCGGCGTGCTGCAACCGGTGCTGGTCGAAGAGGTCGACGCCGGTGACGGCTCGCATCCGAGGATGAAGCTGGCCGCAGGGGAGCGGCGGCTGCGCGCTTGCCGCTGGGGCGCGGTGAACCGGCCGGACAACCCGCACTTCGCCGCGCTGCCCGCGGTGGTGTGCCCGGGTCCGCTGTCGGATGAGGAGCGGCGGATCTGGCAGCTGGTGGAGAACCTCGCCCGCGAGAGCCTGCGGCCCGGCGAGCTCGCCGCCGCGCTGGTGCTCGACCGCTGCGCCGTCCTGCTGGGCAAGCTCCTCGCCGGCGGCCACGCCGTCCCGGTCGAGGTCTACGCGATCGACAATCCGATCGCCCGATTCGCCGCGATGGAACGGATCCGCGGGACCGACAAACGCTGCGCCGCGCCCTGGGCGGAGGTCCTGACCCGGCTCGGCCTCCAGCTGAGCCCGCGCAAGGCCCGCGAGCTGGTACGGGCCTTCGCCGAGATGCCGCGCGAGGTCGCCGAGGAGATGGACGAGGCCAAGGTGTCCCTGCACACCCGCATCCGGTTCGTCGAGCTGCGCCGCGGCCGGGAGCAAGCCGCCGCCGACATCTGGGCCGCGGTGAAGAACACCGGCCGCACCCGCCTGCTGCCTTCCGCCATCGCTGCCGCCAGCGCCGACGACGAGCTGAGCGCGGAGCAAGCCCTGGTCGAAGCCGAGCGAATCCAGGAGCAAGCCGACACCGCCCGCGCCGACAAGCTCCGCGCCAAGCCCGAAGCGCAGGTCGCCGGTGTTGACGCCCGGCTCGTCGAGCGTGCCCTCGCGGCCCTGCGCCAGCTGCTTCTCGCGCTCGTTCAGGGTGCCGAGCTGGGGGAGCACGACCGCGGCTCGGTCGCGCTGCTGCTGGATCAACTTCTCGACGTCATCCACAAAGGAGCAGCCGCATGA
- a CDS encoding replication-relaxation family protein, with translation MDVFQREALIVLYWHRLVSTEQVRRLVAPALSPVTVRAKLADLRHAGLADRITREHRPRTWHVTPAGAEAVEAAGTVDARAYRLPGTAVAHLLQEHTLDVVETGLVFVETARERGDECGPLSWTPEVAHQFRDRAGDRRGVVIADAVLHYVFEEAGRRTQRTLFVELDRATMPVARLARKLVGYIRYHDHAPAGSSQRLAWRERYPRFPRVLIVLSGAEPPVLERRLADLRAHAQAMPVVSTAGGRVDMVVTTLPRLREHGPVKPVAMPLLGDPRWVTVFGRLS, from the coding sequence GTGGACGTCTTCCAACGCGAGGCCCTGATCGTTTTGTACTGGCACCGGCTGGTGTCCACTGAGCAAGTCCGGCGGCTGGTGGCTCCGGCGCTGTCCCCGGTCACCGTCCGCGCGAAGCTCGCCGACCTGCGCCATGCCGGCCTGGCCGACCGGATCACTCGGGAACACCGGCCCCGCACCTGGCACGTCACCCCAGCCGGTGCCGAGGCCGTCGAGGCAGCCGGCACGGTGGATGCCCGGGCTTACCGGCTGCCGGGCACTGCGGTCGCGCACTTGCTGCAGGAGCACACCCTCGACGTCGTCGAGACCGGCCTCGTGTTCGTCGAGACAGCTCGGGAGCGCGGCGATGAGTGCGGGCCGCTGTCCTGGACGCCGGAGGTCGCGCACCAGTTCCGTGACCGGGCGGGAGACCGCCGCGGGGTGGTGATCGCCGACGCTGTCCTGCACTACGTGTTCGAGGAGGCCGGGCGCCGGACGCAGCGGACGCTGTTCGTCGAGCTGGACCGCGCGACGATGCCGGTCGCTCGCCTGGCCCGCAAGCTCGTCGGCTACATCCGCTACCACGACCACGCACCAGCCGGCTCGAGCCAGCGGCTGGCCTGGCGGGAGCGGTATCCCCGGTTCCCCCGAGTCCTGATCGTCCTGTCCGGAGCCGAGCCGCCGGTGCTCGAGCGCCGGCTCGCCGACTTGCGTGCCCACGCCCAGGCCATGCCCGTGGTGAGCACGGCCGGAGGCCGGGTCGACATGGTCGTGACGACCTTGCCTCGGCTCCGAGAGCACGGCCCGGTGAAGCCAGTGGCGATGCCGCTGCTCGGCGACCCGCGATGGGTGACCGTCTTCGGCAGGCTGTCATGA
- a CDS encoding type IV secretory system conjugative DNA transfer family protein — protein MHRQLSQPDLHVARAELVLARPGHLPLRALPIRPDDPLQTLANALGDVRADLGESVQACLDLIPLTPARIRHLAHRAAPHSVGNGVSPLGIVADLAVELLGEFLPIARTQASGRPRNATPSPQRVTNKFVTDEPVFAIQVLIRCVSEIPGRAQAHLRSVIGAFDVFRGENYWRVRGPRIFGWHFGADTVLVRRRFDRRFRTGLAKPRAGSLVTTSEIAGLLKPPSGRCQSPAIARSRGWVLPAPREIPTYRPGTGLVRLGYVTDVNGDERMVGVPLRELLFSARFGKAGFGKTEEALAQAIEIARLGGGVWFLDPHADGWKRAKPYLSDPALRARLWEVNLDVRGRGKRLPGWNPLSMQGFTESDIEDRVDAVVTSFAAALGWGDAAPRAKSILTKACEALCYLAMRVPADCAPTIFQIPTLLDDETWRESILPALKPSVRRYWTDSFPKLAPDATTVVTNIINRLRTSPTLSAFLGSSVTTYDVRKAMDTGRIVFVCTTGTGETNKLITSFMIYDLFRAGRSRADTPVEKRRRCDAFVDELAAVDGASRGYLAAILEQLRKYQVALHAMNQMPDRLSAETRRALLQNQSLLMTSAAAIDGARTVAREFGGLVQPATVTELEQFHHVVTVTLGGQRTTPFKIRGLHVDDEFAEHYHPEWNDAVDEALDANLARRPIGEVLDELEDLDDRILDVLQIEQPAPLPRRGRPPARGSGAGIDLTSSVE, from the coding sequence GTGCACCGTCAGCTGTCGCAGCCGGACCTGCACGTGGCTCGGGCTGAGCTCGTACTGGCACGGCCTGGGCATCTTCCGTTGCGTGCGTTGCCGATCCGGCCGGACGATCCACTTCAGACGCTGGCGAACGCGCTGGGTGACGTCCGGGCGGATCTCGGTGAATCGGTGCAGGCCTGCCTTGACCTCATCCCGCTGACGCCGGCGCGCATCCGGCACCTGGCTCACCGTGCCGCGCCGCATTCTGTGGGAAACGGTGTGAGTCCGCTCGGCATAGTTGCCGACCTTGCAGTGGAACTGCTCGGAGAATTTTTACCGATCGCGCGCACGCAGGCGAGCGGCCGTCCACGAAATGCGACACCGTCCCCTCAACGGGTGACGAACAAGTTCGTGACCGACGAGCCGGTGTTCGCCATCCAGGTCCTGATCAGGTGTGTCTCGGAAATCCCGGGGCGGGCGCAGGCGCACCTGCGAAGCGTCATCGGGGCTTTTGACGTCTTCCGCGGCGAGAACTACTGGCGCGTGCGTGGCCCGCGGATCTTCGGCTGGCACTTCGGCGCCGACACAGTGCTGGTGCGCCGACGGTTCGACCGGCGCTTCCGGACGGGGCTGGCGAAACCGCGAGCGGGATCGCTGGTGACGACCAGCGAGATCGCCGGCCTGCTGAAGCCGCCGTCCGGGCGCTGCCAGTCACCGGCGATCGCCCGCAGCCGCGGCTGGGTGCTTCCCGCACCACGGGAAATCCCCACGTACCGGCCAGGGACAGGGCTGGTGCGGCTCGGCTACGTCACCGACGTCAACGGCGACGAGCGAATGGTCGGCGTGCCCCTGCGCGAGCTGCTGTTCTCCGCCCGCTTCGGCAAGGCCGGCTTCGGGAAGACCGAGGAAGCCTTGGCTCAGGCGATCGAGATCGCCCGGCTCGGCGGCGGTGTCTGGTTCCTCGACCCGCACGCTGACGGCTGGAAACGTGCCAAGCCCTACCTCTCCGACCCGGCGCTGCGGGCGCGACTGTGGGAGGTCAATCTCGACGTCCGCGGCCGGGGCAAGCGTTTGCCTGGCTGGAACCCATTGAGCATGCAGGGCTTCACCGAGTCCGACATCGAGGACCGCGTCGACGCCGTCGTGACCTCCTTCGCAGCGGCACTGGGCTGGGGCGACGCGGCGCCACGGGCGAAGTCGATCCTCACCAAGGCCTGCGAGGCCCTCTGCTACCTCGCGATGCGGGTCCCGGCGGACTGCGCGCCGACGATCTTCCAGATCCCGACGCTGCTGGACGACGAGACCTGGCGGGAGTCGATCCTGCCGGCGCTGAAGCCGTCCGTGCGCAGGTACTGGACGGACTCGTTTCCCAAGCTGGCCCCGGACGCGACGACCGTCGTCACCAACATCATCAACCGCCTCCGGACCAGCCCCACCCTCTCGGCGTTCCTCGGCTCCTCAGTGACGACCTACGACGTCCGTAAGGCGATGGACACCGGGCGGATCGTGTTCGTCTGCACGACCGGCACCGGCGAGACGAACAAGCTGATCACCTCGTTCATGATCTACGACCTGTTCCGCGCTGGCCGCTCGCGCGCCGACACCCCGGTCGAGAAGCGGCGCAGGTGCGACGCGTTCGTCGACGAGCTCGCCGCGGTCGACGGCGCCTCTCGCGGCTACCTCGCCGCGATCCTGGAGCAGTTGCGCAAGTACCAGGTCGCGCTGCACGCGATGAACCAAATGCCCGACCGGCTCTCGGCGGAGACCCGTAGGGCGTTGCTGCAGAACCAGTCGCTGCTGATGACCTCCGCCGCGGCCATCGACGGCGCTCGGACCGTCGCTCGCGAGTTCGGTGGCTTGGTGCAGCCGGCGACGGTGACAGAGCTGGAGCAGTTTCACCACGTCGTCACCGTCACCCTCGGCGGCCAGCGCACGACGCCGTTCAAGATCCGCGGCCTGCACGTCGACGACGAGTTCGCCGAGCACTACCACCCCGAATGGAACGACGCCGTCGACGAGGCGCTCGACGCCAACCTCGCCCGCCGCCCGATCGGCGAGGTTCTCGACGAGCTCGAGGACCTGGACGACCGGATCCTCGACGTCCTGCAGATCGAGCAGCCGGCCCCGCTGCCGCGACGTGGACGTCCGCCGGCGCGGGGCAGTGGCGCCGGGATCGATCTGACCTCGAGCGTGGAGTGA